tccagcagggggcagcagatCAAGTTTCACAGGGAGGACACCGACCTACCGCCTCCCAGACAGCACTTACCGCAGACCTGGATACAGGTGAGTGGAGTTTTATGTTGCGTTCTAAGCACGGTGAGTTTAAAGGAGTGTTAATACCTCTCTGCTGCCCCCTGACTTTCAGCACTGGTTACTACATGGAAGGAGACTATGTCACCCCTGATGGCTTTGTGCTGCAGCCTGGGTCCTTCCAGCGTTCCTCTGAGCCACGGTCTGAGAGGACATTTGGAGCCCAGCCTCCTGTGTCTCTGCCACTGCCTGCAGCGCCCTATGAAGACATGGAGGAGGAGTTGGAGGAGGAGCCATGGAGGTCTGGTCCTCCTTTCCCTCCCTTCACTGACAGGAGCAGAGGagatgcagcagcagcaggtggaggaGGAACACTGAGGAGGGTGTATGAGAGTGAGTCACCACAGAGCTGAtgataagaggtcaaaaggtcaaagtagCATACGGCTGTTTTGCACATTTGGTTCCTCAACAAACAGTTGGATGAAACATTATGTTACCGCGGTGACCAAGCCTGTTTCCTGTCTCCAACAACAATAATACTCATCCGCTTCTCTTCCAGGGCGCTATGAGTCCCATGCTGGCCTGAACGCAGCAGAGGATTGTGGGATACTACATGGTTGTGAGAACGGCAGATGTATCCGTGTTGCAGAAGGTTACACATGTGACTGTTACCAAGGATTTGAGCTGGACCTGACCTCCATGACCTGTATAGGTAACGAGAGACACTATGAGAGTCCAAGATGTTTCAaatctcactccagtcaacactgTTTTTAAAAGTCAACACCAGGTTGTGAATCATTTCTTCCAAGTCTTTAACTTTGGTTTTGTGCATTTGCAGATGTAAATGAGTGTGAAGACGGCGTTGATGTGGCCTTCCCGTGCGTCAATGCTCGCTGTGTCAACACTGAGGGCTCGTTCCGCTGTGTCTGCAGGAGAGGCTACATCATGTCCCGCCGGCCCAACCACTGTGTGGCTGCTTAGACCGCCACGTCCCAGCCGTCTGCTTCCAGTCCATGTCAGTCCGCCACATCCCAGCCGTCTGCTTCCAGTCCATGTCAGTCCGCCACATCCCAGCCGTCTGCTTCCAGTCCACGTCAGTCCGCCACATCCCAGCCGTCTGCTTCCAGTCCACGTCAGTCCGCCACGTCCCAGCCGTCTGCTTCCAGTCCATGTCAGTCCGCCACATCCCAGCCGTCTGCTTCCAGTCCACGTCAGTCCGCCACATCCCAGCCGTCTGCTTCCAGTCCATGTCAGTCCGCCACATCCCAGCCGTCTGCTTCCAGTCCACGTCAGTCCGCCACATCCCAGCCGTCTGCTTCCAGTCCACGTCAGTCCGCCACGTCCCAGCCGTCTGCTTCCAGTCCACGTCAGTCCGCCACGTCCCAGCCGTCTGCTTCCAGTCCATGTCAGTCCGCCACATCCCAGCCGTCTGCTTCCAGTCCACGTCAGTCCGCCACGTCCCAGCCGTCTGCTTCCAGTCCACGTCAGTCCGCCACGTCCCAACCGTCTGCTTCCAGTCCACGTCAGTCCGCCACGTCCCAACCGTCTGCTTCCAGTCCACGTCAGTCCGCCACGTCCCAACCGTCTGCTTCCAGTCCACGTCAGTCCGCCACGTCCCAGCCGTCTGCTTCCAGTCCACGTCAGTCCGCCACGTCCCAGCCGTCTGCTTCCAGTCCACGTCAGTCCGCCACGTCCCAACCGTCTGCTTCCAGTCCACGTCAGTCCGCCACGTCCCAACCGTCTGCTTCCAGTCCACGTCAGTCCGCCACGTCCCAACCGTCTGCTTCCAGTCCACGTCAGTCCGCCACGTCCCAACCGTCTGCTTCTAGTCCACGTCAGCCCGCCACGTCCCAACCGTCTGCTTCTAGTCCACGTCAGACTGGACTCCACATGGTCAAATAAAATGAGACTCAGCTAGCATGGACTTGACTGAAAAGTTGTCTTCATGCCTACATTCTCACACTGTAACAAATTCCTGTTTTAATTGACAGCAAACCAGAGTTGATGTTATTTTACGGTGTGTCTTCTGTAAGATGGTGAATTAATTCATTGATCTTCCATGTTGCTTAGGGTCACCACAGGTGGTTTGGatttggatctacatgttgattgggCTCTTCTAACCAACAGCTGTAACTGTATAAGTAGACTGGGACATGGCCGCCTTAATCCAGGGACAGTCTGTGTGGAAGCTGCACTGTGCAgtgcacaaaagtattttaactaTGTGCTAATCTGTTTCAGCCGACTCAACTCCAAACGCACGATATTTGTCTGAATTCTTCATATTGCCATAAAGCGGGCTGCGACTGAACTGGACCTCTGGTATGGAGTTGGTCATTAACCTGAACATGTGTAACATGAACCTGCTTCAGGTTACAGGCTACAGTTTGGAACTAAACTGGGAACAACTTTCATGACTTTTACATGTCCTGAGTGTAAGTCTGTGGTTCCTGCAGTGAGTTTCCTGATCGTGTTGATGAGACGCTTCCAGGTGAACTTAAGTCTCCTGATGTCTGTGTTGAttggcttgtttgtttttttgtgtgtgttttttctatCAACACCGCCTCGATGTCATGTGAGATTTTCAGTTTGTTCTACAATGAAAACGCCTCTCATCAGACTCGAACAGacgactgcatgtctttggtcccaggtctatGTGGAGGATTTTtcggtcctgctggaatgactttgtgtccaatgaacggttacttagggagactcagatgaggatcactgacactgtgagggaaaaacagacaccacatttagtccatgtggggagtttctctggacatgatccaggagaCAGGTGTCTGTGTTCAGGaccccagagactggagaaggtcaagaacacgcccacgtgtcacctggctgtagcagatagatggctatggCTGGTTGTCTGCcttagtggttgccatccagaggtATAAAATCACAAAGAGCTTTAATTTTGTGATTTTCCTGTTTGATAGGGGATCGCACCAAGGaccctctggtcacaaggtcgttgAGCAGAGGCATTGATTTTTAATTGATTACAAGCGCCACCCAGTAGCActtttctgctgcaggtttctGTCCTGGAAGAACTCGATTAATAAAATTCCTTCCACCTGTTTCTGAGAAGCTGAAGAGACGTTATGAGTCACGAGTAACTGCATGAAAATTCAAAATCACTGAAAGTTCATTTAAATTTAGACAAACTAACACTTTTTCTTATTTCTAGGTTTTGTTGTTATTGAAGTCTCAGTTTGATCAGAACTCATGATTGTTTTCTAAACACAGTAAACGTGAAAACAAATAATAACAGAGTGATGAgtttacttttattaaaatcaaaCAAACTCACGTTTGGAACCTCTGATTTTCTTTAAAGACATCGTTCTGCTCAAGTTCTGCTACCTTCAAACAGGAAGTGAGATTATGTCTGTGGTCATGTGTCTGACCTGCTGCTGTCCGACACATTTTCCACCACACGTTTCAGCCAGAGAGCTTGTTGCCATGGTAACAGATTCACAGGGTGTTCCTGGATTAATATGTCCCCAATGTCCATCAGGTGGTTTGCTGGTGCCTGtggctttaaatggaaagaagctgctgctggccaCATTCCCTTCCTGCAGGGCAGAGCAACTGGAGTGATGTCATGTCTATGTCGCTGTGTAGGCGTGTCACATGGGGGAAGCTGTTTCAGGCGTACTCTAGGTTGATGGCAAATGTTGATGACGGGCCAGTCGGCACCAAGTGGtcagacacaaatgcaggattcaggtctcAGCTTTACAGAGGTTAATGTCAGGGCTTGCATGAGTCagtacacaaaaagacagtccaaaaatagcaacagtaactgaagcatttggcagagacaggttccagaaacaggcagacaggtcgatAAACAGTAAAGCAAAAGCAGGACCGTGAAAAATCTGAAGACAAACGctcgaaagaggcacaaggcacaacaatctcacaagtgagagaggaagaagg
The genomic region above belongs to Thalassophryne amazonica unplaced genomic scaffold, fThaAma1.1, whole genome shotgun sequence and contains:
- the LOC117505733 gene encoding latent-transforming growth factor beta-binding protein 4-like, with product MEGDYVTPDGFVLQPGSFQRSSEPRSERTFGAQPPVSLPLPAAPYEDMEEELEEEPWRSGPPFPPFTDRSRGDAAAAGGGGTLRRVYERRYESHAGLNAAEDCGILHGCENGRCIRVAEGYTCDCYQGFELDLTSMTCIDVNECEDGVDVAFPCVNARCVNTEGSFRCVCRRGYIMSRRPNHCVAA